One region of Vitis vinifera cultivar Pinot Noir 40024 chromosome 1, ASM3070453v1 genomic DNA includes:
- the LOC100853244 gene encoding protein PLANT CADMIUM RESISTANCE 2: MYASGPSHFHKDSTTSEPSAPPLPPPPPPFPFDSYEYTAPTTGFPANITNQYNPPIPTPAPPPAVSFRSTPVPWSTGLCHCFNDCKSCCLTFWCPCVTFGRIAEIVDRGSTSCGVSGALYTLILCLTGCSCLYSCFYRSKLRGQYLLEESPCVDCCVHCWCEGCALCQEYRELQNRGFDLSIGWHGNMERQRRGGVDVNPVVPEGSMTR, encoded by the exons ATGTATGCTTCGGgtccaagtcattttcataaAGATTCGACAACTTCGGAGCCATCGGCCCCTCCACTACCTCCGCCACCACCACCCTTTCCCTTTGATTCCTATGAATACACTGCACCAACTACTGGATTTCCAGCCAACATCACAAATCAATACAATCCGCCAATTCCAACCCCTGCCCCTCCTCCCGCTGTTAGCTTCCGCTCTACTCCAGTGCCTTGGTCCACTGGTCTTTGCCATTGTTTCAACGATTGTAAAAGTT GTTGCTTAACATTTTGGTGTCCATGTGTTACATTTGGACGAATTGCAGAAATCGTCGACAGGGGATCTACCT CATGTGGAGTGAGTGGGGCGCTTTACACACTGATATTGTGTTTGACTGGTTGCTCGTGCTTGTACTCGTGCTTTTATCGATCCAAATTGAGGGGACAGTATTTGTTGGAGGAGAGTCCTTGTGTTGATTGCTGCGTCCATTGCTGGTGCGAGGGATGTGCTTTGTGTCAAGAGTATAGAGAGCTACAGAACCGTGGTTTTGACTTGTCCATAG GATGGCATGGAAACATGGAAAGACAGAGGCGAGGAGGAGTTGATGTGAATCCAGTGGTGCCTGAAGGCAGCATGACCAGATAG
- the LOC100261259 gene encoding probable carboxylesterase 6 → MRRRRMAAITMDPSLSRQVGKDSHQHGAVVEEIHGLIRVYKDGHVERPQIVPCVTSLLPSDLGVTCGDIVIHKLTNIWARFYVPAVRCHGKLPLLVYFHGGGFCVGSAAWSCYHDFLARLAAKAGCLIMSVNYRLAPENPLPAAYEDGFKAFLWLKQEAVSGASEWWSRACNFSSIFLAGDSAGGNIAHHLSLRLGSNRASEATALKPLVFKGTILIQPFFGGEARTHSEKQMVSPSVLSLTASDTYWRLSLPYGANRDHPWCNPMSKGSIKLLELRLLPTMVCISEMDILRDRNLEFCSALASAGKRVEHVVYKGVGHAFQILNKSPLAQTRTLEMLSHISSFITRWPLDPPTHHDCR, encoded by the coding sequence ATGAGAAGAAGAAGGATGGCTGCCATCACCATGGATCCGAGTTTGAGCCGACAAGTTGGCAAAGACAGCCACCAGCACGGCGCTGTAGTTGAGGAAATCCATGGGCTCATCAGAGTGTACAAAGATGGACACGTGGAAAGACCCCAGATCGTTCCATGTGTGACAAGCCTGTTGCCTTCGGACCTGGGCGTGACTTGTGGAGACATAGTGATTCACAAGTTAACAAACATTTGGGCACGTTTTTATGTGCCAGCTGTTAGGTGCCATGGGAAGCTCCCATTGCTCGTCTACTTCCATGGAGGTGGGTTCTGTGTTGGCTCAGCCGCTTGGAGTTGCTACCATGACTTCCTGGCAAGGCTAGCTGCTAAAGCTGGTTGCTTGATCATGTCCGTGAATTATCGATTGGCCCCGGAAAACCCTCTTCCGGCAGCTTATGAAGATGGGTTTAAGGCTTTTCTGTGGTTGAAACAAGAAGCTGTATCCGGGGCCAGTGAATGGTGGTCTAGGGCTTGCAACTTCTCCAGCATCTTCCTTGCCGGTGACAGTGCCGGTGGCAACATTGCCCACCACTTGTCTTTAAGGCTAGGTTCTAACAGGGCAAGCGAAGCCACAGCCTTGAAGCCGTTGGTTTTCAAGGGGACAATTCTAATACAGCCATTCTTCGGCGGAGAGGCACGCACTCATTCTGAGAAGCAGATGGTATCTCCCTCAGTGCTGAGCTTAACGGCCTCTGATACATACTGGAGGTTGTCCTTACCATATGGTGCAAATCGTGACCATCCATGGTGCAACCCAATGTCAAAGGGGTCCATTAAATTGTTGGAGTTGAGGCTCTTACCCACCATGGTGTGCATTTCAGAGATGGACATATTGAGAGACAGAAATTTAGAGTTTTGCAGTGCTTTGGCTAGTGCGGGTAAGAGGGTGGAGCATGTTGTGTACAAAGGTGTAGGGCATGCATTCCAGATTCTGAATAAGTCACCCCTCGCACAAACTCGTACCCTAGAAATGTTGTCACATATCAGTTCCTTCATTACTAGATGGCCCCTGGACCCTCCTACTCATCATGATTGTCGTTGA